The Parambassis ranga chromosome 1, fParRan2.1, whole genome shotgun sequence genome includes a region encoding these proteins:
- the LOC114435931 gene encoding tetraspanin-1-like codes for MCCSNFLKIMMFIFNGGIFLAGAAILGVGVWVKVDSGSLLGLLESVENAPPELSQLLNISYLLIAVGAVLIIIGFLGCCGAIQESRCMLLTFFSIVLIIFLAEVAGAVVLLVFKDLANDLLENLEKDVRVSIMKNYGEEQSVTSLWNATMEEFHCCGYRNYTDFEGSPFNNGRGLYPDTCCNISTVAVCNANAAHQSAVVGCFDRLLELLQENSLIIAAVALGITALEIAAMVVSMVLYCRIGNKA; via the exons ATGTGTTGTAGCAACTTCCTTAAGATTATGATGTTCATCTTCAATGGCGGCATCTTT CTGGCAGGTGCAGCCATTCTGGGAGTGGGAGTGTGGGTAAAAGTGGACAGTGGTTCTCTGCTGGGTTTACTGGAGAGTGTGGAAAATGCTCCTCCTGAGTTATCCCAGCTGCTTAACATCAGCTACCTGCTGATTGCTGTGGGAGCTGTGCTGATCATCATTGGCTTCCTGGGCTGCTGTGGAGCCATCCAAGAGAGCCGGTGTATGCTGCTGacg TTCTTCAGTATTGTGCTGATTATCTTCCTGGCTGAGGTTGCTGGAGCCGTGGTGCTGCTTGTCTTCAAGGATTTG GCTAACGACCTTTTGGAGAATCTAGAGAAAGACGTTAGGGTTAGCATTATGAAAAACTATGGAGAAGAACAAAGCGTGACCTCTCTCTGGAACGCCACCATGGAGGAG TTTCACTGCTGTGGCTACAGGAACTACACAGATTTTGAAGGTTCCCCGTTTAACAATGGTAGAGGCCTTTATCCAGACACATGCTGCAACATCAGCACTGTGGCAGTGTGCAATGCAAATGCAGCACATCAATCG GCGGTGGTCGGCTGCTTTGAcaggctgctggagctgctaCAGGAAAACTCTCTGATCATTGCAGCTGTGGCTCTAGGAATCACTGCTCTTGAG ATTGCCGCCATGGTGGTTTCCATGGTTCTCTACTGCAGGATTGGAAACAAGGCATGA